The window CGCCTCAGCCGATGCTCGGTAGGCAGCACGACGTCATGACCTGATCGGGATCAGGCGGACAGGCTGGCGCGACCCTTGCTGCGACGGTTCGCGAGAATCGCGCGACCGGCACGGGTACGCATCCGCAGGCGGAAGCCGTGGGTCTTGGCGCGACGA is drawn from Streptomyces bottropensis ATCC 25435 and contains these coding sequences:
- the rpmH gene encoding 50S ribosomal protein L34; the encoded protein is MSKRTFQPNNRRRAKTHGFRLRMRTRAGRAILANRRSKGRASLSA